One Agrobacterium tumefaciens genomic window carries:
- a CDS encoding DUF1403 family protein translates to MDSIATPQIQQTTWSAHLPGWTLARGRDIDEIDAAFAAGIALKSLDDLIRADPPWLGCWRDRLALKSAAVAARMLGRNEEEDALRDAVLLTPEKGDPGPAGKLFLATRMLARRTAIPGTAFVRELAELLSIRWNSDLSSIADLADAAIQSARAAPLAIADLVSAIMALRPDAEVLALALADIVLARKLKWAKPVPLLLPVRFGAAFRTIGGRGRVRPGEPAYPKAICLAVVSSAEAALQSAADIDRRAARLMAAVPKVRTKGSDAVIQKLLNEDAIPASAPGCNLSRWAATRLFERLESFEAVREVSGRSSFRLYGL, encoded by the coding sequence ATGGACTCGATCGCTACACCGCAAATTCAACAAACGACATGGTCGGCTCACCTGCCGGGTTGGACGTTGGCACGCGGCCGTGACATCGACGAAATTGATGCCGCCTTCGCCGCTGGTATCGCACTGAAATCCCTCGACGATTTGATCCGCGCCGATCCTCCATGGCTCGGCTGCTGGCGTGATCGCCTGGCCCTTAAATCAGCGGCTGTCGCGGCCCGCATGCTCGGTCGGAATGAAGAAGAGGATGCGCTGCGTGACGCCGTTTTGTTGACGCCTGAGAAAGGGGATCCGGGACCGGCCGGAAAGCTGTTTCTGGCCACACGAATGCTGGCACGTCGAACAGCCATACCGGGTACTGCTTTTGTCCGGGAATTAGCCGAGCTTCTGTCTATCCGATGGAACTCCGATTTGTCCTCGATCGCGGATCTCGCCGATGCGGCAATCCAGTCCGCGCGCGCAGCCCCCCTTGCTATTGCTGATCTGGTATCCGCGATCATGGCGCTTCGTCCGGACGCGGAGGTCCTGGCTCTAGCTTTGGCAGACATCGTGCTGGCCCGGAAGCTGAAATGGGCGAAACCCGTGCCGCTGTTGCTACCTGTACGGTTCGGGGCTGCATTCCGTACCATAGGCGGAAGAGGCCGAGTGCGGCCGGGTGAGCCGGCTTATCCGAAGGCAATCTGCTTGGCGGTAGTCAGCAGCGCCGAGGCAGCGCTCCAATCTGCCGCCGACATTGATCGCCGTGCCGCTCGTCTAATGGCAGCAGTGCCAAAGGTGAGGACCAAGGGGAGCGATGCGGTTATCCAAAAGCTCCTCAATGAAGACGCGATTCCGGCCTCGGCGCCGGGCTGCAATCTGTCACGCTGGGCAGCTACTCGACTGTTTGAGCGACTGGAGAGTTTCGAGGCTGTACGAGAAGTTTCCGGCCGCTCATCATTCCGCCTGTACGGGTTATGA
- a CDS encoding IS5 family transposase (programmed frameshift) — protein sequence MARGDLTDMEWRIIEGLLPTERGRKSRPSHDNRRYLNGMLHVLRVGCPWRDMHERYGKWNSVYVRFRRWAEQGVWDALLETLVELGLTDDWQHMIDSTTVRGHSQAAGAKGGTYQEAFGRSRGGFTTKIHARADGQGRPLGFVLTGGEASDYNAVPDLLAMPVGKPRLFLADKGYDGDFQREELLIHGIRPVIPPKANRKNPPACDFRAYKDRNRIERMFNRLKQFRRVATRYDKTRKSFSAFLALAAAKIWLPYFVNRT from the exons TTGGCTCGCGGCGACCTGACGGATATGGAATGGCGGATCATTGAGGGTCTTTTGCCCACCGAACGTGGCAGGAAGTCTCGTCCCTCGCACGACAATCGAAGATACCTCAACGGCATGCTGCATGTTCTTCGGGTCGGATGCCCCTGGCGCGACATGCATGAGCGCTACGGGAAATGGAATTCGGTCTATGTGCGCTTCCGCCGTTGGGCCGAACAAGGCGTTTGGGACGCTCTGCTTGAGACCCTCGTTGAGCTGGGGCTGACGGATGACTGGCAGCACATGATCGACAGCACCACGGTCCGCGGCCATTCTCAGGCTGCGGGCGCTAAAG GGGGGACTTATCAGGAGGCTTTTGGTCGATCACGCGGCGGCTTTACGACGAAAATCCACGCCCGCGCAGACGGTCAGGGACGCCCTCTTGGCTTCGTCCTGACAGGCGGCGAGGCTTCAGACTACAACGCCGTTCCGGACCTGCTGGCAATGCCGGTTGGCAAGCCGAGACTGTTCCTCGCCGACAAAGGATATGACGGTGATTTCCAGCGCGAGGAACTCTTGATCCATGGGATCAGGCCAGTCATTCCGCCGAAGGCCAACCGGAAGAACCCGCCTGCCTGCGACTTCCGGGCCTATAAGGATCGGAACCGTATCGAGCGGATGTTCAACCGTCTCAAACAGTTCCGTCGCGTTGCGACCCGATACGATAAGACCCGAAAATCCTTCTCAGCATTCCTTGCCCTGGCCGCCGCAAAGATATGGCTGCCATACTTTGTCAACAGGACCTAG
- a CDS encoding TniQ family protein: protein MRGEGRAPLPIVPPPLPEERLSSWLERVADVYLVSLDELQAHVGWARPALELEREPALSDVECIAAATSSSVERLFAMTFHGLPSRYRNLLRWKAGEICPACSQGMQRPPRLKAWSFAFSFWCERHRQPLFSRDTRGVSALGDYWAARRGGAILNRWGMGKGADGVPVEQALSLLLSPIRKASPAVPWELARLSLLQQHEPSLQSKRFRRPALTIVVPEFAVAVPIYDQQLPTDIAQLSSAPSAERYALAIGVARLLNDPADMIARIEKAADEHCRKKITRDCSTLGRLTIGPGKNRPGLSKNTKAKFFDPHRWPYSAFQGGG from the coding sequence ATGAGAGGGGAGGGGAGAGCGCCGCTTCCGATCGTACCACCGCCCTTGCCGGAGGAGCGGTTGAGCTCGTGGCTGGAGCGGGTCGCCGACGTCTATCTTGTTTCGTTGGATGAGCTGCAAGCGCACGTCGGCTGGGCACGACCTGCGCTGGAGCTGGAGAGGGAACCCGCGCTTAGTGATGTGGAGTGCATCGCCGCAGCAACAAGCAGCTCGGTAGAACGACTGTTCGCGATGACCTTCCATGGTTTGCCATCGCGCTATCGCAATCTCCTCAGGTGGAAAGCAGGGGAGATTTGCCCAGCGTGCTCGCAGGGAATGCAACGACCGCCACGGCTCAAAGCCTGGTCGTTTGCCTTTTCCTTTTGGTGCGAGCGACATCGTCAACCCCTGTTCAGCCGCGACACCCGCGGGGTCAGTGCCCTCGGCGATTATTGGGCAGCGCGCAGGGGAGGGGCAATACTCAATCGATGGGGAATGGGAAAGGGCGCCGACGGAGTGCCAGTTGAGCAGGCTTTGTCGCTGCTGCTATCGCCGATCCGCAAAGCGTCGCCTGCGGTTCCGTGGGAATTGGCCAGATTGTCGTTGCTGCAACAGCACGAGCCCTCCCTTCAATCGAAACGCTTCCGACGCCCTGCGCTGACAATTGTGGTGCCGGAATTCGCGGTCGCAGTCCCGATCTATGATCAGCAGCTGCCAACGGACATCGCGCAGCTCTCGTCTGCACCATCTGCGGAACGGTACGCGCTTGCAATCGGTGTCGCCCGATTGCTGAACGACCCGGCGGATATGATCGCTCGCATCGAAAAGGCCGCTGACGAGCATTGCCGAAAGAAGATAACGCGGGACTGCTCGACCCTTGGTCGCCTGACCATCGGTCCAGGCAAGAATCGGCCTGGCCTTTCAAAAAACACGAAAGCGAAATTTTTCGACCCTCACAGATGGCCGTACAGCGCCTTTCAGGGGGGAGGCTGA
- a CDS encoding Mu transposase C-terminal domain-containing protein, giving the protein MRRDQLNEVEWQKVLRHADVLRRLPPRPTAGDVADAMAELAVSRATLFRWLKRFRTEERAAALIHRKSGRRGGIDAFEPALKAIVDRNVTTFYAMPERPTLTRLRKHIVADCRAEQLPPPSIRRLKGYLATLDLEAMTRRREGKARADAQFLALPGEFSAQRPLQVVQIDHTKVDVTVVDPIERQPIGRPILSIAIDVCTRMVLGFYLSLEAPSVTSVALCLTHAIIDKARWLGDRGIALEWPTSGLPECIHVDNGAEFHARAFKRGCDDHNIIVSYRPPGTPRFGGHIERLIGTMMGAVHLLPGTHFSNVLERGDYDPEARAVMTMRELEAWLALEIIAYHSGLHRGIGRPPVAAWKEAISAYPVRQVLDPLAFLIDFLPFEPRVLRRTGIHLNNICYWSDGLAPWIGRCDDKVLVKYDPRDLHRVFVKLGDNYLMVPTRNPGRAAITLWEQKAAIRVQRARGRREIDEEMIFQTIAAQRALVDQATRETTQTRRWLARRAHLQPRPALAASVTLDEPVITLPHFPVEVWE; this is encoded by the coding sequence ATGCGACGTGATCAGCTCAACGAAGTCGAATGGCAGAAAGTGCTTCGGCATGCGGACGTTCTGCGACGTCTACCGCCGCGCCCCACGGCCGGGGACGTCGCCGATGCGATGGCGGAGCTTGCAGTCAGCCGTGCGACCCTGTTCCGCTGGCTGAAGCGGTTCAGGACTGAGGAGCGTGCCGCGGCGCTTATTCACCGGAAGTCGGGGCGACGCGGGGGCATCGACGCCTTTGAACCGGCTCTGAAGGCAATTGTCGATCGCAACGTTACGACATTCTATGCCATGCCGGAACGGCCGACGTTAACTCGGCTACGAAAGCACATCGTTGCCGACTGTCGCGCAGAGCAGTTGCCGCCACCGTCGATCAGACGCCTGAAGGGCTATCTTGCGACCTTGGATTTGGAAGCCATGACGCGCCGCCGCGAGGGGAAAGCGCGGGCTGATGCGCAGTTCCTGGCGTTACCTGGCGAGTTTTCAGCTCAGCGTCCGTTGCAGGTGGTCCAGATCGATCACACGAAGGTCGACGTAACGGTAGTCGATCCAATTGAACGGCAGCCGATTGGCCGGCCAATACTGAGCATCGCCATCGATGTTTGCACGCGAATGGTGCTGGGGTTCTATCTTTCCTTAGAGGCGCCGTCGGTGACATCTGTGGCACTTTGCCTGACGCACGCGATCATCGATAAGGCCCGGTGGCTGGGGGATCGCGGGATAGCCCTGGAGTGGCCCACAAGCGGCTTGCCAGAATGCATTCATGTCGACAACGGCGCCGAATTCCATGCGCGCGCGTTTAAGCGGGGCTGCGACGACCATAATATCATCGTCTCCTACCGACCGCCAGGAACGCCCCGGTTTGGCGGACATATCGAACGCCTGATCGGCACGATGATGGGCGCGGTACATCTGCTTCCCGGCACGCATTTCTCCAATGTGCTGGAGCGGGGCGATTACGATCCCGAGGCGCGCGCGGTAATGACGATGCGGGAGCTTGAGGCCTGGCTGGCGTTGGAGATCATCGCCTACCATTCCGGCCTGCATCGGGGCATTGGCCGGCCACCAGTGGCGGCCTGGAAGGAAGCTATATCTGCGTATCCTGTGCGGCAGGTCCTTGACCCGCTCGCTTTCCTCATCGATTTCCTGCCGTTCGAACCGCGCGTGCTGCGCCGAACCGGCATCCACCTCAACAACATCTGCTACTGGTCTGACGGCCTTGCACCCTGGATCGGCCGGTGCGACGACAAGGTACTGGTCAAATACGACCCGCGGGACTTGCACAGGGTATTCGTCAAGCTGGGCGACAACTATCTGATGGTGCCGACACGTAATCCCGGACGTGCGGCCATCACGCTGTGGGAGCAGAAGGCAGCGATACGCGTGCAGCGAGCCCGCGGGCGCCGCGAGATCGATGAGGAGATGATTTTCCAGACCATCGCCGCGCAACGTGCGCTTGTCGACCAGGCGACCCGGGAAACCACCCAGACACGCAGATGGCTTGCGCGTCGAGCTCATCTGCAGCCAAGGCCGGCACTTGCGGCAAGCGTGACATTGGATGAACCGGTAATCACCTTGCCCCACTTTCCAGTCGAGGTGTGGGAATGA
- a CDS encoding type II toxin-antitoxin system VapC family toxin — MYLVDTNIVSEARRGTPQAVSWLRSVDPLSVHLSALTLGEIMRGIALKQKTDPKAAAHLAEWLRKLRHDHADRILTVTDEIAVEWGRIAAIRPRGDIDGLIAATAIVHDLILVTRNVKDFEDTGAAVINPWEV; from the coding sequence ATGTATCTGGTGGATACGAATATTGTCTCGGAGGCAAGGCGGGGCACTCCACAGGCAGTGTCGTGGCTGCGCTCGGTCGATCCTCTCAGCGTCCATTTGAGTGCGCTGACGCTTGGTGAGATCATGCGCGGTATTGCCTTGAAACAAAAAACAGATCCCAAGGCTGCGGCACATCTTGCCGAATGGCTGCGCAAGCTGCGCCACGATCATGCTGACCGCATCCTCACGGTGACCGACGAGATCGCAGTCGAATGGGGCCGCATCGCCGCGATCCGTCCGCGCGGCGACATCGACGGGCTGATCGCAGCCACTGCAATTGTCCATGATCTGATCCTCGTCACTCGCAACGTCAAGGACTTTGAGGACACAGGCGCAGCCGTCATCAATCCATGGGAAGTGTGA
- a CDS encoding TniB family NTP-binding protein, whose amino-acid sequence MTAYPHLDPAVQAHANMPDRERIEHMRVDRWIDYPRARQALDKLEELLLFPKRARMPNLLIFGASGMGKTMIIEKFVRAHPPSFDESSGIHHRPIIAVQMVASPDEGRFYHRLLSVIGAPPPTRATIGQLETQALRLLQETAPRMLVIDEVQNLIAGTYREQRRMLNLLRFLGNELRIPLICLGSHEARDAIRGDAHLNSRFEPYGLPPWRHDANFHGLVGGLLRSLPLRLPSELTDSALKRLVEVNSGVTASIFRMVIDLAVQAVLTGTERITPAAILDHRVAVPPPFVTA is encoded by the coding sequence ATGACGGCCTATCCGCATCTGGATCCCGCGGTTCAGGCCCATGCCAACATGCCGGATCGCGAACGCATCGAGCATATGAGGGTAGACCGGTGGATTGATTATCCGCGTGCCCGACAGGCACTCGACAAACTTGAGGAACTTCTTTTGTTTCCCAAGCGTGCCCGCATGCCGAACTTGCTGATCTTCGGGGCGTCGGGCATGGGCAAGACAATGATCATTGAGAAGTTCGTCCGCGCGCATCCTCCGAGCTTCGATGAAAGCAGTGGCATCCATCATCGGCCCATCATTGCCGTGCAGATGGTGGCCTCGCCGGACGAGGGCCGCTTCTATCATCGCCTGCTTTCGGTGATCGGCGCCCCGCCGCCGACACGAGCCACGATCGGACAGCTTGAAACGCAGGCGCTCCGACTGCTGCAGGAAACCGCGCCGCGCATGCTTGTTATCGACGAGGTCCAGAACCTGATTGCCGGAACCTACCGTGAGCAGCGCCGGATGCTTAATCTGTTGCGCTTCCTCGGCAACGAGTTGCGCATTCCGCTCATTTGCCTCGGCTCTCACGAAGCACGGGATGCGATCCGCGGAGACGCCCATCTCAACAGCCGCTTCGAGCCTTATGGCCTGCCGCCTTGGCGGCACGACGCCAACTTTCATGGATTGGTAGGAGGCCTTCTGCGGTCGTTGCCACTGCGCTTGCCGTCCGAGCTTACGGACAGCGCGCTCAAACGCTTGGTCGAGGTCAATAGCGGCGTCACGGCATCGATATTCCGAATGGTGATTGACCTTGCCGTGCAGGCCGTCCTCACCGGAACCGAGCGGATTACGCCAGCCGCGATCCTCGATCACCGCGTCGCCGTGCCGCCACCCTTCGTTACGGCCTGA
- a CDS encoding type II toxin-antitoxin system Phd/YefM family antitoxin — protein MDWQLQDAKNQFSKVVQKARFEGPQEITVRGERTAVVLSAKDYDALRAGRPTLVDDLLAGPPWDDAFTDTVDARAKVSSRDVSF, from the coding sequence ATGGATTGGCAGCTGCAGGACGCTAAAAACCAATTTTCGAAAGTAGTGCAAAAAGCCCGCTTTGAAGGCCCGCAAGAGATAACCGTGCGTGGCGAACGCACAGCCGTTGTCTTGTCCGCAAAAGACTATGACGCTTTGCGCGCAGGACGACCGACTTTGGTCGATGATCTGCTTGCCGGTCCGCCTTGGGATGACGCCTTCACCGACACGGTCGACGCACGGGCCAAAGTCTCAAGCCGCGACGTGTCCTTCTGA
- a CDS encoding site-specific integrase, with protein sequence MADDPSISRAEIPSPAPQPGSSLSGHLQDLTDRARSYVEAASSINTRKAYASDWKHFSAWCRRSSLSPLPPHPATVGLYITACASGSVDRGAKANSVSTIERRLSSISWNYAQRGLSLDRKDRHIAIVMAGIRNSHARPPVQKEAVMASDIIAMLETLDRGTLRGMRDRAMLLIGYTGGLRRSEIVGLDLKADQTEDGRGWIEILDKGMLITLRGKTGWREVEVGRGSADATCPVAAIETWIKFAKLAHGPLFRRVTGQGKAVGSERLNDKEIARLVKRTAMAAGIRGDLPEIERQFKFSGHSLRAGLASSAEVDERYVQKQLGHASAEMTRRYQRRRDRFRVNLTKASGL encoded by the coding sequence ATGGCGGACGATCCTTCCATTTCCAGAGCAGAAATCCCCTCCCCTGCCCCACAACCGGGGTCCAGCCTGTCGGGTCACCTGCAAGACCTCACCGATCGCGCTCGAAGCTACGTCGAGGCAGCCAGCTCGATCAACACTAGAAAAGCCTACGCATCCGACTGGAAGCACTTTTCTGCCTGGTGCCGTCGCTCCAGTCTTTCCCCCCTCCCCCCACATCCGGCGACCGTCGGCCTCTACATCACAGCCTGCGCCTCGGGATCCGTTGACCGCGGAGCAAAGGCAAATTCCGTTTCGACGATTGAGCGCCGCCTCTCGTCGATTTCGTGGAATTATGCGCAACGCGGCCTGAGCCTCGATCGCAAGGACCGGCATATCGCCATTGTTATGGCCGGGATTCGAAACAGCCATGCCCGCCCGCCGGTCCAAAAGGAAGCGGTCATGGCGAGCGACATCATCGCCATGCTAGAAACACTCGATCGCGGCACCCTGCGTGGCATGCGCGACCGAGCGATGCTGCTAATCGGCTATACTGGTGGACTTCGGCGGTCAGAGATCGTTGGCCTCGATCTGAAAGCCGACCAGACCGAGGACGGGCGCGGTTGGATCGAGATCCTCGACAAGGGCATGCTCATCACCTTACGCGGCAAAACCGGATGGCGAGAGGTCGAGGTCGGCCGCGGCTCGGCCGATGCGACCTGCCCGGTCGCCGCTATCGAAACGTGGATCAAGTTCGCCAAGCTTGCGCACGGTCCCCTCTTCCGTCGGGTCACGGGACAGGGCAAAGCGGTTGGATCGGAGCGCTTGAACGACAAGGAAATCGCCCGCCTAGTCAAGCGCACCGCCATGGCTGCGGGTATTCGAGGCGATCTGCCCGAGATCGAGCGTCAGTTTAAATTCTCGGGCCACTCCCTGCGCGCCGGCCTTGCCTCGTCTGCCGAGGTCGACGAGCGATATGTCCAGAAGCAACTGGGGCACGCGTCCGCAGAGATGACCCGCAGATATCAGCGCCGGCGTGATCGCTTCCGCGTGAATTTGACCAAGGCTTCAGGGCTTTAG